One genomic window of Punica granatum isolate Tunisia-2019 chromosome 1, ASM765513v2, whole genome shotgun sequence includes the following:
- the LOC116187148 gene encoding F-box protein FBW2, which translates to MEEEANGNFRRWDELIPDALALIFRNLSLHEILTVVPGVCKLWAKAVAGPYCWQEINIEDWSSRCHPDHIDRMLEMLVRRSGGSIRKLNVSGLGLKDKGIFSFIAEHAGSLQTLRLPRSEITDLVVEQIAWRLSALTFLDLSYCNKMGARALAIIGKNCKSLSVLCRNMPPINSLRKSSPDDEAHAIASTMPRLKHLEIAYQLITVESLREILASCPDLEFLDLRGCWNVGLGPQFFKERYPKLTVLGPVVVDRYDERNDYDWEECSDFSDASEYLAWEFVAGEVGDYYDDDDGSFDEMWDDEGRLEELELRFYEGIDADAALYGWPRSP; encoded by the exons ATGGAAGAAGAGGCGAACGGAAATTTTCGGCGCTGGGACGAGTTGATTCCTGATGCGCTCGCGCTAATCTTCAGGAACCTCTCCCTCCACGAGATACTGACAGTCGTCCCTGGAGTGTGCAAATTGTGGGCGAAAGCCGTGGCAGGGCCCTACTGCTGGCAAGAGATAAACATTGAGGATTGGAGCAGCAGGTGCCATCCCGATCACATAGACCGTATGCTTGAGATGCTGGTAAGGAGGAGCGGCGGGTCCATCCGGAAACTTAATGTCTCTGGCCTCGGTCTAAAGGACAAGGGCATCTTCTCCTTCATTGCTGAACA TGCCGGTTCCCTCCAAACACTGCGATTGCCCCGGAGTGAAATCACCGACTTAGTGGTGGAGCAGATAGCTTGGAGGCTCTCAGCGTTAACATTCCTGGACCTTAGCTACTGCAACAAGATGGGGGCCCGGGCCTTGGCTATAATCGGAAAGAACTGCAAGTCGCTATCAGTCCTTTGCAGAAATATGCCCCCGATAAATTCATTAAGAAAATCCTCGCCAGATGATGAAGCCCATGCAATTGCCTCCACAATGCCGAGGCTCAAGCACCTTGAGATCGCCTACCAACTTATCACCGTTGAAAGCCTCCGGGAGATCCTCGCAAGCTGCCCCGACCTCGAGTTCCTGGACCTAAGAGGGTGCTGGAATGTGGGGCTGGGGCCCCAGTTCTTCAAGGAGAGGTACCCAAAACTGACTGTCCTGGGACCAGTGGTAGTGGATAGGTACGATGAGAGGAACGACTATGACTGGGAGGAGTGCTCTGACTTCTCAGACGCTTCTGAGTACTTGGCCTGGGAGTTTGTGGCCGGGGAGGTCGGGGATTACTACGATGATGACGACGGGAGCTTCGATGAGATGTGGGACGATGAAGGCAGGCTTGAGGAGCTCGAGCTCAGGTTCTACGAAGGGATCGACGCTGATGCGGCGCTTTATGGTTGGCCTCGTTCTCCCTGA